From Stenotrophomonas maltophilia, a single genomic window includes:
- a CDS encoding response regulator transcription factor, which produces MRILLAEDDAALVQRLVPLLEQAGYVVHTVADGRQAEEIGQVEDLQAAIVDLGLPGLDGLSVIERWRGNGRSFPVLVLTARGRWHDKLAGFDAGADDYLTKPFQADELVLRLRALIRRSHGHASPRLQCGPLQLDVNAGRFELDGQALALSPQEFRVLSYFIHHSGSVISRDRLGEQVFEGGYDPDSNALDVLLGRVRRKLGTDLIHTVRGQGWRLAEA; this is translated from the coding sequence ATGCGTATCCTGCTGGCCGAAGACGATGCGGCGCTGGTTCAACGGCTGGTGCCGTTGCTGGAACAGGCCGGCTACGTCGTGCACACGGTGGCCGACGGGCGCCAGGCCGAGGAGATCGGGCAGGTCGAGGACCTGCAGGCCGCGATCGTCGATCTGGGCCTGCCCGGCCTGGACGGGCTGAGCGTGATCGAGCGCTGGCGTGGCAATGGCCGCAGCTTCCCGGTGCTGGTGCTGACCGCACGCGGGCGCTGGCACGACAAACTGGCCGGCTTCGATGCCGGCGCCGACGACTACCTCACCAAGCCCTTCCAGGCCGACGAACTGGTGCTGCGCCTGCGGGCGCTGATCCGCCGCAGCCATGGCCATGCCAGCCCGCGCCTGCAGTGCGGCCCGTTGCAGCTGGACGTCAACGCAGGCCGCTTCGAGCTGGATGGGCAGGCGCTGGCGCTGAGTCCGCAGGAGTTCCGCGTGTTGAGCTACTTCATCCACCACAGCGGCAGCGTGATCAGCCGCGACCGCCTCGGCGAGCAGGTCTTCGAAGGCGGCTACGATCCCGATTCCAACGCGCTGGACGTCCTGCTCGGGCGGGTGCGCCGCAAGCTGGGCACCGACCTCATCCATACCGTGCGTGGCCAGGGTTGGCGGCTGGCCGAGGCATGA
- a CDS encoding ATP-binding protein, translating to MSARQPSLRRRLLLVAGIGLVLVSVLASVLLGELFKRSARDRLDHELQQDMLTLLAQAEVDPEGQLRLRQEPNDARFQRVFSGAYWQIADQQGKVLLQSRSLWDQTLAATADGPTQRNLPGPMQQSLRARVQQVRLPRAAQAYVAVVANDRSALDADVAAFRQRTAIALAVLVAAWLAVLASQVHFGLRPLRGLRQQLERIRRGEAERIDRRQLDLEIAPLADELDALLDHHQRMVARARSSAEDLAHALKTPLSVLAAETQGDGRDWRRTLHEQGARMRASIDRYLAAGLAVDHRQRSEVAPAAEALCRLMTRVHAGRGIHFRVDVAPGLAFAGAVTDLEEMLGNLLDNAGKWARHDVRLRALAQQDRLHIEVRDDGPGLDEAKLESVLQRGVRLDERVEGSGLGLAIAADIAASHGGSLRLSNENPGLRARLELPLAPAD from the coding sequence ATGAGCGCGCGCCAGCCTTCGCTGCGCCGCCGGCTGCTGCTGGTCGCGGGCATCGGTCTGGTGCTGGTCTCGGTACTGGCCAGCGTCCTGCTGGGCGAGCTGTTCAAGCGCAGCGCGCGTGACCGCCTCGACCACGAGCTGCAGCAGGACATGCTGACCCTGCTGGCGCAGGCCGAAGTGGACCCGGAAGGGCAGCTGCGCCTGCGCCAGGAACCGAACGACGCCCGCTTCCAGCGGGTGTTCTCCGGTGCGTACTGGCAGATCGCGGACCAGCAGGGCAAGGTGCTGCTGCAGTCGCGCTCGCTGTGGGACCAGACCCTGGCCGCCACCGCCGACGGCCCGACCCAGCGCAACCTGCCCGGGCCGATGCAGCAATCACTGCGCGCCCGCGTGCAGCAGGTGCGCCTGCCCCGTGCGGCACAGGCCTATGTCGCCGTGGTGGCCAACGACCGCAGCGCACTGGATGCCGATGTTGCCGCGTTCCGCCAACGCACCGCGATTGCGCTGGCGGTGCTGGTGGCCGCGTGGCTGGCGGTGCTGGCCAGCCAGGTCCATTTCGGGCTGCGCCCGCTGCGCGGATTGCGCCAGCAGCTTGAGCGCATCCGGCGTGGCGAAGCCGAACGTATCGACCGCCGCCAGCTCGATCTGGAAATCGCACCGCTGGCCGATGAACTGGACGCCCTGCTCGACCACCACCAGCGCATGGTGGCGCGTGCGCGCAGCAGTGCGGAAGATCTCGCCCATGCACTGAAGACGCCCCTGAGCGTGCTGGCCGCCGAGACACAGGGCGACGGCCGCGACTGGCGGCGTACGCTGCACGAACAGGGTGCGCGCATGCGCGCCAGCATCGACCGCTATCTGGCCGCCGGCCTGGCGGTGGACCACCGGCAGCGCAGCGAGGTGGCCCCCGCCGCCGAAGCGCTGTGCCGGCTGATGACCCGCGTGCACGCCGGCCGTGGCATCCACTTCCGGGTGGACGTGGCCCCCGGGCTGGCCTTCGCCGGTGCCGTGACCGATCTGGAAGAAATGCTGGGCAACCTGCTGGACAACGCCGGCAAGTGGGCCCGCCACGATGTGCGGCTGCGCGCCCTGGCCCAGCAGGACCGGCTGCACATTGAAGTGCGCGACGACGGCCCCGGCCTGGACGAGGCCAAGCTGGAGAGCGTGTTGCAGCGTGGCGTACGCCTGGACGAACGGGTGGAAGGCAGCGGCCTGGGGCTGGCCATCGCAGCCGACATCGCCGCCAGCCACGGCGGCTCACTGCGCCTGTCGAACGAAAACCCCGGATTGCGCGCGCGGCTGGAACTGCCGCTGGCGCCGGCTGACTAG
- a CDS encoding DUF6122 family protein codes for MSARAIFHLFLHAAVPALLAWLFWRKRFASAWLLMLLGWIIDLDHLLADPIYAPNRCSIGFHPLHTAPAIAVYAGLCVPKKTRLFGIGLMIHIVLDAIDCWWMHHR; via the coding sequence ATGAGCGCACGCGCGATCTTCCATCTGTTCCTGCATGCCGCCGTGCCAGCCCTGCTGGCATGGCTGTTCTGGCGCAAGCGTTTCGCTTCGGCGTGGCTGCTGATGCTGCTGGGCTGGATCATCGATCTGGACCACCTGCTGGCCGATCCGATCTACGCGCCGAACCGCTGCAGCATCGGCTTCCACCCGTTGCACACCGCGCCGGCCATTGCGGTCTATGCCGGTCTGTGCGTGCCGAAGAAGACGCGGTTGTTTGGCATAGGGTTGATGATCCATATCGTGCTGGACGCGATCGATTGCTGGTGGATGCATCACCGCTGA
- the speA gene encoding arginine decarboxylase: MTDWSLDQARKTYSIPHWADGYFDVDQAGHMVVRPTGADGPVVSLPKVVDAARAGGAKLPLLVRFPDILGQRLGKLQAAFGQAQQDWEYSGGYTAVYPIKVNQTRGVAGTLASHHGEGFGLEAGSKPELMAVLALSRPGGLIVCNGYKDREYIRLALIGRKLGLQTFIVIEKPSELKLVLEESKALDVKPGLGVRMRLASLGAGKWQNSGGDKAKFGLSPRQLLDLWKSLRDTEYADCLNLLHFHMGSQISNVRDIANGMREATRYFVELSRLGAKITHVDVGGGLGVDYEGTRSRSFCSINYGLHSYASNIVQPLANACEEFGLTPPRIVTECGRAMTAHHAVLIANVSEVEEAQEGRVPDQHDDEPAAIRHLREIHDELDVRPAVELFQEAQHFHAEGLASYALGQIDLPQRARIDDLFYAIAHGVRARLSYDEKSHRPVLDELNERLVDKYFVNFSVFESIPDVWAIDQVFPIVPIERLDETPDRRGIIADMTCDSDGMVETYVENESLDSSLPLHKMKPGESYRIGFFMVGAYQEILGDIHNLFGDTDAVEVLADADGYAITQQRRGDTTDVMLDYVGYRLDELRATYAQRVAEAQLSPERAQELSDALEAGLTGYTYLSDEPLV, encoded by the coding sequence ATGACCGATTGGTCCCTCGACCAAGCCCGCAAGACCTACTCGATCCCGCATTGGGCGGACGGTTACTTCGACGTGGATCAGGCCGGGCACATGGTGGTGAGACCGACCGGGGCGGACGGCCCGGTGGTGTCGCTGCCCAAGGTGGTCGATGCGGCGCGCGCGGGGGGGGCCAAGCTGCCGCTGCTGGTGCGCTTCCCGGACATCCTCGGCCAGCGCCTGGGCAAGCTGCAGGCGGCCTTCGGCCAGGCCCAGCAGGACTGGGAATACAGTGGCGGCTACACCGCCGTATACCCGATCAAGGTCAACCAGACCCGTGGCGTGGCCGGCACCCTGGCCAGCCACCACGGCGAGGGCTTCGGCCTGGAAGCGGGCAGCAAGCCCGAGCTGATGGCCGTGCTGGCGCTGTCGCGCCCGGGTGGCCTGATCGTCTGCAACGGCTACAAGGACCGCGAGTACATCCGCCTGGCCCTGATCGGCCGCAAGCTGGGCCTGCAGACCTTCATCGTCATCGAGAAGCCGTCCGAGCTGAAGCTGGTGCTGGAAGAGTCCAAGGCGCTGGACGTGAAGCCGGGCCTGGGCGTGCGCATGCGGCTGGCCTCGCTGGGCGCCGGCAAGTGGCAGAACAGCGGTGGCGACAAGGCCAAGTTCGGCCTGTCGCCGCGCCAGCTGCTGGACCTGTGGAAGTCGCTGCGTGACACCGAGTACGCCGACTGCCTGAACCTGCTGCACTTCCACATGGGCTCGCAGATCTCCAACGTGCGCGACATCGCCAACGGCATGCGCGAAGCCACCCGCTACTTCGTGGAGCTGTCGCGCCTGGGCGCGAAGATCACCCACGTAGACGTGGGCGGTGGCCTGGGCGTGGATTACGAAGGCACCCGTTCGCGCAGCTTCTGCTCGATCAACTACGGCCTGCATTCCTACGCCAGCAACATCGTGCAGCCGCTGGCCAATGCCTGCGAAGAGTTCGGCCTGACCCCGCCGCGCATCGTCACCGAGTGCGGCCGCGCGATGACCGCGCACCACGCGGTGCTGATCGCCAACGTGTCGGAAGTGGAAGAGGCGCAGGAAGGCCGCGTGCCGGACCAGCACGACGACGAGCCGGCGGCGATCCGCCACCTGCGCGAGATCCACGACGAGCTGGACGTGCGCCCGGCGGTGGAACTGTTCCAGGAAGCACAGCACTTCCACGCCGAAGGCCTGGCCAGCTACGCGCTGGGCCAGATCGACCTGCCGCAGCGTGCGCGCATCGACGATCTGTTCTACGCCATCGCGCACGGCGTGCGTGCGCGCCTGAGCTATGACGAGAAGAGCCACCGCCCGGTGCTGGATGAGTTGAACGAGCGGCTGGTCGACAAGTACTTCGTCAACTTCAGCGTGTTCGAATCGATCCCGGACGTGTGGGCGATCGACCAGGTGTTCCCGATCGTGCCGATCGAGCGCCTGGACGAAACCCCGGACCGTCGCGGCATCATCGCCGACATGACCTGCGACTCGGACGGCATGGTGGAAACCTACGTCGAGAACGAGAGCCTGGACAGCTCGCTGCCGCTGCACAAGATGAAGCCGGGCGAGAGCTATCGCATCGGTTTCTTCATGGTCGGCGCCTACCAGGAAATCCTGGGCGACATCCACAACCTGTTCGGCGACACCGACGCGGTGGAAGTGCTGGCCGATGCCGATGGCTATGCCATCACCCAGCAGCGCCGTGGCGATACCACCGACGTGATGCTGGACTACGTGGGCTACCGCCTGGACGAACTGCGTGCCACCTACGCACAGCGCGTGGCCGAGGCCCAGCTGTCGCCGGAACGTGCGCAGGAACTGTCGGACGCGCTGGAAGCCGGCCTGACCGGTTACACCTACCTGTCCGACGAACCGCTGGTCTGA